In Massilistercora timonensis, the following are encoded in one genomic region:
- a CDS encoding protein-ADP-ribose hydrolase encodes MTRDEKVTRLIQLLKEENLGYAVIEIPDGPEERRRLLRSLMNVRWPGEASEEYLQLQDNLLQEEAREKGIVQPEEIPAVWETFPEAELRNGDRIALWQGDITRLAADAIVNAANSQLLGCFVPCHGCIDNAIHSAAGIQLRNECARIMEEEGREEKTGQARITAGYNLPARHVIHTVGPVVGQQVTDRQKEELRSCYQSCLKLADQEGLSTIAFCCISTGEFHFPNKLAAQIALDTIDRCLSRMRLSKVIINVFKDEDLHIYQKLIQKGTGYF; translated from the coding sequence GTGACCAGAGATGAGAAAGTGACCCGGCTGATCCAGCTTCTGAAGGAAGAGAATCTAGGGTACGCCGTGATAGAGATCCCGGACGGGCCAGAGGAGAGACGCCGTCTTCTCCGCAGCCTGATGAACGTGCGCTGGCCGGGAGAGGCGAGCGAAGAGTATCTGCAGCTTCAGGATAATCTGCTGCAGGAAGAGGCGAGAGAGAAAGGGATCGTACAGCCGGAAGAGATCCCGGCAGTCTGGGAGACATTTCCAGAGGCAGAACTTCGGAACGGGGACCGGATTGCTCTCTGGCAGGGCGACATCACCCGGCTTGCGGCGGACGCCATTGTCAATGCGGCCAACAGCCAGCTGCTGGGGTGTTTTGTTCCCTGCCACGGCTGTATCGACAACGCCATCCATTCCGCGGCCGGGATCCAGCTCCGCAACGAATGCGCCCGGATCATGGAAGAGGAGGGTCGGGAAGAGAAAACCGGACAGGCCAGGATCACAGCAGGCTATAACCTGCCCGCCCGCCATGTGATCCATACCGTTGGGCCTGTGGTGGGGCAGCAGGTGACAGACCGGCAGAAAGAAGAATTACGAAGCTGCTACCAGAGCTGCCTTAAGCTGGCAGATCAGGAAGGACTTTCCACCATCGCCTTTTGCTGTATCTCCACCGGGGAGTTTCATTTTCCCAACAAACTGGCGGCTCAGATCGCCCTGGACACCATCGACCGGTGCTTGAGCCGGATGAGATTGTCCAAGGTGATCATCAATGTATTCAAGGATGAAGACCTGCACATCTATCAGAAACTGATCCAAAAAGGGACAGGGTATTTTTAA
- a CDS encoding aminopeptidase P family protein: MNTRIKERLAALRAAMAKEGLAACYIPTADYHLSEYVGEHFKFRAWLSGFTGSAGTLVVLPDQAGLWTDGRYFLQAETQLAGTGIDLYKMQIPGVPTIEEFLTAHLKPGDRVGADGRTISASAGKALANALEEKGISLDPSTDPAAEIWTDRPALAGEKIWLYDESFAGRSTKDKLADVRANMAQAGADIHVICALDEIAWLFNLRGSDVAYNPVFLSYAVIGRDFVRLYLDETKLTAEAQGHLASLGISVCPYEEVYETAKTWGGQKILFSEAQSNYRLFQILSESGAQILNAPDPVLELKAVKNEVEISQTRTAHIRDGIIMVRFMKWLKETVKEGALTEASAMEHLDSMRREAIHSLGLSFNTIAGYGPHGAIVHYAVTPESDIPLEPRGLFLVDSGGQYLEGTTDITRTFALGPLTSEEKAHFALVLRCMLNLMYARFPEGADGHHLDVLARQPLWEQGLDFLHGTGHGVGHLLNVHEGPNRFSWKTRKSDPPVPLVPGMVTTDEPGLYITGKHGIRLENELLCREGQETDYGRFLCFESLTLVPIDLDAVDPALLNETDRQRLNAYHRRVYETLAPELSKEEQEWLESCTREI; the protein is encoded by the coding sequence ATGAACACACGGATCAAAGAACGGCTTGCCGCCCTTCGCGCCGCCATGGCAAAAGAAGGCCTTGCCGCATGCTATATCCCAACGGCAGATTATCATCTGTCAGAATATGTAGGCGAACATTTCAAATTCCGGGCCTGGCTGTCCGGCTTCACCGGTTCCGCCGGCACACTGGTGGTGCTGCCGGACCAGGCCGGGCTCTGGACTGACGGCCGGTACTTCCTCCAGGCAGAAACGCAGCTTGCGGGAACCGGTATTGACCTCTATAAAATGCAGATCCCAGGGGTTCCCACCATCGAAGAATTTCTCACCGCGCATCTTAAGCCAGGGGACCGGGTCGGCGCAGACGGCAGGACCATCTCCGCCTCAGCCGGGAAAGCTCTTGCAAATGCGCTGGAGGAGAAGGGTATTTCCCTGGATCCTTCCACAGACCCGGCGGCAGAAATCTGGACGGACCGCCCTGCCCTTGCAGGGGAGAAGATCTGGCTCTATGACGAATCCTTCGCCGGCCGCTCCACAAAAGACAAGCTTGCGGACGTCCGGGCGAACATGGCCCAGGCGGGAGCGGACATCCATGTGATCTGCGCTCTGGACGAGATCGCCTGGCTCTTCAACCTGCGGGGAAGCGATGTGGCCTACAACCCGGTCTTCCTCTCCTACGCAGTGATCGGCCGGGACTTTGTCCGCCTGTATCTGGATGAAACAAAACTGACGGCTGAAGCACAGGGCCATCTTGCGTCCCTTGGCATATCAGTCTGCCCCTATGAAGAAGTTTATGAGACGGCAAAAACCTGGGGCGGGCAGAAAATCCTGTTCTCAGAAGCCCAGTCCAATTACCGCCTCTTTCAGATCCTTTCCGAGAGCGGCGCGCAGATCCTTAACGCCCCGGACCCGGTTCTGGAACTGAAGGCAGTAAAAAATGAAGTGGAGATCTCCCAGACCCGGACCGCTCATATCCGCGACGGAATCATCATGGTCCGCTTTATGAAATGGCTGAAAGAAACCGTGAAGGAAGGCGCCCTCACAGAGGCCTCCGCCATGGAACATCTGGATTCCATGCGCCGGGAAGCAATCCACAGCCTTGGCCTGAGCTTCAACACCATCGCAGGCTACGGCCCCCACGGCGCCATCGTCCACTACGCGGTCACCCCGGAAAGCGACATCCCCCTAGAGCCCCGGGGCCTGTTCCTGGTGGATTCCGGCGGCCAGTACCTGGAGGGGACCACCGACATTACCCGCACCTTTGCCCTGGGGCCGCTGACTTCCGAAGAAAAGGCCCATTTCGCCCTGGTGCTGCGGTGTATGCTGAACCTGATGTACGCCCGCTTTCCGGAAGGTGCAGATGGCCATCACCTGGACGTCCTGGCCCGCCAGCCCCTCTGGGAGCAGGGACTGGACTTCCTCCACGGAACCGGACACGGCGTGGGCCATCTCCTGAACGTCCATGAGGGACCCAACCGCTTCAGCTGGAAAACGAGAAAATCCGATCCGCCTGTGCCCCTTGTCCCCGGCATGGTCACCACCGACGAACCCGGCCTCTACATCACCGGGAAGCACGGCATCCGGCTGGAAAATGAATTGCTCTGCCGTGAGGGACAGGAGACAGACTATGGGAGATTCCTGTGCTTTGAATCTCTTACCCTGGTCCCCATCGACCTGGACGCGGTAGACCCCGCCCTTCTTAACGAAACGGACCGGCAGCGGCTCAACGCCTATCACCGGCGGGTGTACGAGACGCTTGCGCCGGAACTTTCCAAAGAAGAGCAGGAATGGCTTGAATCCTGCACCCGGGAAATCTGA
- a CDS encoding BlaI/MecI/CopY family transcriptional regulator, producing the protein MRKLTQKQLEVMKVLWDHNKPMISSEIEKSNPSFNTNTVQTCLRELLKKDYIQVADIVYSGTVLTRSYLPTFTKTEYLEEACNDIMGNGHDSFSLCASLIKEQTNMDDLAELEKMIEKRKLELKHD; encoded by the coding sequence ATGAGAAAGTTAACCCAAAAACAGTTAGAAGTTATGAAGGTATTATGGGATCACAACAAACCCATGATCTCTTCTGAAATCGAAAAAAGCAATCCTTCTTTTAATACCAACACAGTTCAGACCTGCCTGCGCGAATTATTAAAAAAAGACTATATTCAGGTGGCAGATATCGTTTACAGCGGCACTGTCCTGACCAGAAGCTACCTGCCCACCTTCACGAAAACAGAATATTTGGAGGAGGCATGTAACGATATTATGGGCAACGGTCACGATTCCTTTTCCCTATGCGCCTCCTTGATCAAAGAGCAGACAAATATGGATGATCTGGCAGAATTGGAAAAAATGATCGAGAAGAGAAAGTTAGAGTTAAAGCATGATTAA
- a CDS encoding M56 family metallopeptidase — MIKALILSPGPVLTCLIAISLLLVFFLLSIKCGFLYDKANTRIFFAIISVICLRMTLPVNFPFTYSIYIKDFVRPVMDVLSASIADTSLMVFDCLYSIWAIGAVIQLCRFLKAKKVYTDRIREFIITKESSCGYLYDLAQNYSAKPVKIAVVPFPVSPGITGIYNPVLILPEVDDLSQQELTYIFDHELYHYKKHDLILLLLIDIVCCIHWWNPLVYVLKKWFCLAMEITNDQAIMQGRDSADRLDYASLIIKISKNLQNAQNTPVYNLDFVGSRHSQLGLRIKYLYKDFSEKKYLSVIKSLKLLFLVILLIFSLFFVIESEATVTPADTEDSVVITEENSYFIKSENGYDLYVEGKYFTSFIEIPEEFKNLKIK, encoded by the coding sequence ATGATTAAAGCGCTGATATTATCACCCGGACCTGTTTTGACTTGTCTTATTGCAATTTCTTTGCTGCTGGTTTTTTTCTTACTGTCGATCAAATGCGGATTTTTGTATGACAAGGCAAACACAAGAATTTTTTTCGCCATCATTTCTGTTATATGCTTAAGAATGACGTTGCCGGTCAATTTCCCATTTACATATTCTATTTACATCAAGGATTTTGTCCGCCCGGTTATGGATGTTCTTTCCGCCAGCATAGCAGATACGTCGCTTATGGTATTTGACTGTTTATACAGTATCTGGGCGATCGGCGCTGTCATTCAATTGTGCCGGTTCCTGAAAGCAAAAAAAGTTTATACAGATCGTATCAGAGAATTCATAATAACCAAAGAATCTTCCTGTGGTTACTTGTATGATCTTGCGCAAAATTACTCTGCAAAGCCGGTTAAAATAGCGGTTGTGCCCTTCCCCGTATCCCCCGGCATTACAGGAATATACAACCCTGTTTTGATTTTACCTGAAGTGGATGATCTTTCCCAGCAAGAACTGACCTATATATTTGATCATGAATTATATCATTACAAAAAACATGATCTTATCTTATTACTTTTAATCGATATCGTCTGCTGTATACATTGGTGGAATCCACTGGTCTATGTTCTGAAGAAATGGTTTTGCCTGGCAATGGAGATCACAAACGACCAGGCGATCATGCAGGGCAGAGACAGCGCAGACAGGCTGGATTATGCCTCCCTGATCATCAAAATCTCAAAAAACCTTCAGAACGCCCAAAATACACCTGTTTATAATTTAGACTTTGTTGGTTCCAGGCATTCACAGTTAGGGCTGCGTATCAAATATCTGTATAAAGATTTTTCAGAGAAGAAATATCTGTCTGTAATAAAAAGCCTGAAATTACTATTTTTAGTGATCCTTCTGATTTTCAGTTTATTTTTCGTTATTGAATCAGAAGCTACTGTTACACCGGCTGACACGGAAGACTCTGTAGTTATCACAGAAGAGAACAGTTATTTTATAAAGTCTGAAAATGGATATGACCTTTACGTGGAGGGAAAATATTTTACGTCATTTATTGAAATACCGGAAGAATTTAAAAATTTAAAAATAAAATAA
- a CDS encoding ABC transporter ATP-binding protein, translating into MIELKDICKSYYGQGIENKVLRHIDFKIEKGEFVMLYGESGSGKTTLLNMIGLLDPCTSGEILLNGENITNLAGDEQARLRNQTFGYVFQSFYLIPELNVTENVCLPAGYAGKKKKEMVRRAGILLQEVGLADKKKFRPSQLSGGEKQRVAIARALMNDPDIILADEPTGNLDSGNSGKIMTLLKKQHLQGKTIVMVTHDPEMDRYATRKIRMADGVLV; encoded by the coding sequence ATGATCGAATTAAAGGATATCTGCAAAAGCTACTATGGACAGGGGATTGAAAACAAAGTCCTGCGCCACATTGATTTTAAGATTGAAAAGGGAGAGTTTGTTATGCTGTACGGAGAATCCGGCTCCGGGAAAACGACCCTGCTGAATATGATAGGACTGCTGGATCCCTGCACATCTGGAGAGATCCTTCTTAATGGGGAAAATATAACAAACCTTGCCGGGGATGAGCAGGCAAGACTGCGAAATCAGACTTTCGGCTATGTGTTTCAGTCTTTCTATCTGATCCCGGAACTGAATGTGACGGAAAATGTATGCCTTCCGGCCGGCTATGCGGGAAAGAAAAAGAAAGAAATGGTGCGCCGTGCAGGCATTCTGCTGCAGGAAGTAGGACTGGCAGACAAGAAGAAATTCCGGCCTTCTCAACTGTCAGGAGGAGAGAAGCAAAGGGTGGCCATAGCCAGAGCGCTTATGAATGACCCGGATATCATCCTTGCAGATGAACCCACTGGGAACCTGGATTCCGGCAACAGCGGGAAAATCATGACACTTTTGAAAAAGCAGCATCTGCAGGGGAAAACAATCGTAATGGTCACACATGATCCGGAAATGGACAGGTATGCTACCAGAAAAATCAGAATGGCAGACGGGGTATTGGTATGA